In a single window of the Cherax quadricarinatus isolate ZL_2023a chromosome 88, ASM3850222v1, whole genome shotgun sequence genome:
- the LOC128698537 gene encoding integral membrane protein 2B gives MTIVTKPKTDKKLEKPLVANEIVGTECGVDHTVLDPNSGDVEAWLSSSARRRVSTATTICVFITALMVMSIGIIGGVYLYRAFSRHQMSRFRGWCGIPYERDSLHLMGNPKLPLGGNPAIYKGDDDDAEWTTSDRLFKEEFELDLEEDSFENIHVPDFGIGRQGRFIHDFKANKTGIIDLTYGRCYVMPLDHDHVLPPRTLLDLIKKMWMGYYNVDTQVVRETMRVTYPPVEDFNTLGTHIARYCANFTTFRLERVYPHDMKKRSVSEGKEIEFVEFAGKKIVQLTIQDDGSETQQEQ, from the exons aTGACCATCGTCACTAAGCCAAAGACAGATAAGAAGCTGGAGAAGCCTCTCGTCGCCAACGAGATCGTG GGTACAGAATGTGGGGTAGATCACACTGTACTGGACCCCAACAGTGGTGACGTCGAGGCATGGCTCTCCTCCAGTGCTCGCCGTCGTGTGTCCACAGCTACAACCATCTGTGTCTTCATCACTGCACTTATGGTTATGAGCATTGGCATCATTGGAGGCGTTTACCTGTACCGTGCATTCTCACGTCACCAG ATGTCTCGTTTCCGTGGGTGGTGTGGGATTCCATATGAACGTGATTCTCTTCATCTCATGGGCAACCCCAAACTTCCCCTTGGAGGCAACCCTGCCATTTACAAG ggagatgatgatgatgcagAATGGACAACCTCTGATAGATTattcaaggaggagtttgagctTGACTTGGAGGAGGACAGTTTTGAGAATATCCATGTTCCTGATTTTGGCATTGGCCGCCAAGGCCGCTTCATCCATGATTTCAAAGCT AACAAGACTGGCATCATTGATCTTACCTATGGTCGCTGTTATGTGATGCCTCTCGACCACGACCATGTTCTGCCTCCTCGCACCCTCTTGGATCTTATTAAGAAGatgtggatgg GCTACTATAATGTAGATACTCAGGTGGTTCGTGAAACAATGCGCGTCACCTACCCACCAGTTGAGGACTTCAACACTCTTGGAACACACATTGCTAGATACTGCGCCAACTTCACCACCTTCCGCCTAGAACGTGTTTATCCTCATg ATATGAAGAAACGCAGTGTAAGTGAAGGCAAAGAAATAGAATTTGTGGAGTTTGCTGGCAAGAAGATTGTCCAGTTGACTATTCAGGATGATGGAAGCGAGACTCAACAGGAGCAGTGA